The genomic DNA TAGGCCCCCAGCACGACGATGACGACGAGGTGTGCGACGTGCTCCTCGGCGTACCGACGCCACCAGGGCCGCGCCGGGCTGACGTCGATGGCCCCGGCCGACTCCGTCACGTCCTCCGCGTCCGGGTCCGCCTGCGCCGAGGCGCCGTCGACGGGTTCGCCGCCGTCGCCACGGGGTTCGGTCGGCGTGGGGTCGGTCGGGCCGTCCGGCGCGCGGTCGGGGTCGCTAATGGCCACCCACCTCCGCGACGCCGAACAGGCCCTGCGGACGCACGATGAGCGTCACCACGAGGATGAGGAAGATGAACATCTCCGGGAGGCCGGTGAACTCGACGGCGTTGACGAACCACCACGTCGTCACAGCGTCGACCATCCCAACGATGAGCGCCGCGACCACCGTCCCCCGGAAGGTGCCGAGGCCACCGACGATGACGACGACGAACGCCGGGAGCAGCGTCTCCGCGGCGAGCGGGACGCTGGCCCCCCAGACGGGGTCCCACATCAGCAGCGCGCCGGCGATGCCGGCGATGCCGGTCCCGAGTGCGAAGACGGTGGTGAACACCCGGCGGACGTCGATACCGAGTGCCTCGGTCATCTCGCTGTCCTCGCTACCCGCGCGGACGACCAGCCCGTACCGCGTCCGGGTGAGGAACGCCCACACCGCGGCGACGGTGAGGACGCCGAACAGGATCTCGAACAGCGCCAGGCCACTCACGGTGGTCGACCCCAGTTCGATGGTCGCCGTGAGGGGTTCGGGTTTGGTGCCGAGGGCCGCCTGCCACTCCGAGATGGGCTGGATGCCGTAGAACAGCGTGACGATGCGGACGAGCTCGTCGAGGACCAGCGTCACCCCGAAGGTGAGCAGGATCTGGTAGATGGGTGGACGGTCGTACAGCGGCCGGATGAGGCCGACCTCGACGACGCCACCCAGCGCCGACAGCGCGCCGAACACGACCAGCACGGCCACGAAGAAGACCGCGAACCGCTGGACGGTTCCCGAGGCGCCCGTCACGGCCAGTACCATGATGAGGCCGCCCAGATACGCACCGATCATCGTCAGCGAGCCGTGGGCGAAGTTGAGTACGCCCATCAGCCCGAAGACGAGCGTGAGGCCGCTGGCGATCATCACGTAGATGGCGGACTTCGAGAGCCCGCGGACGAACACGCCGACCAGTGTCGACGGCCGGAGGAACTGCCCCAGCGTGTCGATGTACGAGACGAGCGGGAGCGTGACGAGCTCCCCCAGCAGGGCCGGGACCGCCGACAGCACAGCGAGCAACGTCGCGCTCATGCGCTGAGGTACCTCCGGATGCGTTCGTCGTCGGTGACACCGCTCACGGCCTCCCCGTCCTCGACGACCTGCCCGTTGTCGAGCAGGTAGAAGCGGTCGGCGAGGTCCATCGCGAGCGGGAGGTTCTGCTCGACCAGCAGGATCGTCGCCTCGCGGGCGGCGTTCTGCACGGCCTCGGCCACGTCGGCGACGATCTGCGGCGCCAGCCCCTCGCTGGGCTCGTCGATGAGCAGCAGGTCGTTGTCGCCGACGAGCCCGCGGGCGATGGCGAGCATCTGCTGCTGGCCGCCCGAGAGCGCGCCGGCGTTGGCCTCGCTGCGCTCGTCGAGCGCGGGGAAGGTGTCGAACGCGAGCTCGAGTGCCGCGTCCACGTCGCCGCCTTTCGGCACCGCCACGCGGATGTTCTCCGCGACCGAGAGCTGCGAGAAGACGCGGCGCTCCTCGGGGATCCAGCCCACACCGAGGTCGGCCACCTCGTGGGTACGCTTGCCGATCAGCTCCTCGCCACGGTAGGTGATGCTCCCGGACCGGGGTGCGGTCAGCTGGAGGACCGAACGCAGGGTCGTGGTCTTGCCGACGCCGTTGCGTCCGATGAGGGCGACGACCTCGCCGTCCTCGACCTCCAGCGAGACGCCCTCGAGGATGTGGCTCTCGCCGTAGTAGGTGTGGATGTCCGCCACGTCCAGGAGGCTCACCCGGTCTCACCCCCGTCGGGCTCGTCCGGGTCGGCCGCTCCCGTCGGATCGGCCTCCCCGGACGGTGCCCGGTCCGACTCGCCGCCCGAGTCGGCCCCGTCGCTCAGGTCGCCGGGTTCGTAGCCGCCGAGGTACGCCTCCTGCACGGCGGGGTCGTCCCGGACTGCCTCGGGTGGGCCGTCGGCGATGACCTCGCCGCGGTTGAGGACGACGATGCGGTCGGAGACGTTCATGACGATGTCCATGTTGTGCTCGACGAGCAACACCGCGTGGTCGTCGGCCACGTCCTCGATGAGCGCGATGATCTCGTCGACGGACTCGCTGGAGACGCCGGCGTTGGGTTCGTCCAGCAGGAGGACGTCAGGGTCGCCCGCGAGCGCGACACCGACCTCCAGCTGGCGCTTCTCGCCGTGGCTCAGGGTCTCCGCCGGGAGGTCGGCCTTCGCCGCCAGCCCGACCCGGTCGAGGATGGCGTGGGCCTCCTCGAGGTACGGCTCGAAGCTGTTGACGTTGCGCCAGCCCCGGAACGAGTCCGACCCGTGTGCCTGAGCGGCCACGCGGACGTTCTCCAGTACCGTGCTCGTCGGGAAGACGTTGGTCACCTGGTAGGAGCGGTGGAGCCCGCGCTTGGCGGTCGCGTGCATCGGGTCGTCGGTCACGTCGACCCAGCCGACGCTGCCCGAGGGCTCGGCCCGCTCGGCGGTGCCATCGCCCCCCGAGTCGCGCTCGGCGAGTTCGACCGTCCCGGCGGTCGGCTCCAGCGCGCCCGTCAGCAGGTCGAAGAACGTGGTCTTGCCGGCGCCGTTCGGACCGATGAGCGAGCAGAGCTCGTCCTCGGCCAGCTCGAAGTCCACGTCGTCGACCGCCGTGAGGCCGCCGAAGCGCTTGGTGAGCCCCGCTGTCCGCAGGACGCTCATGCTACAGCGAGCAGCCCATCTCCGGGCTGTCCTTCGGGATGGTGGTCTCGTCCATGGGGATGGTCTCGACGGGCGCGCTCGGCTTGATCGCCGCGTCCCAGTTGTCGTTGTCGTTCGGCACGACGTCCGCGATGGTCATCGCCGAGCGGGCCTGGTTGTTGTACTCCTGGAAGGTGTAGGCGTCCTGGCCCTTGGGGGTGTCCGCGACGGTCATCCCGGTGAGCTCGGCCTGGATGTCGGCACCCGCCGTCGAGCCGCCGGCCTCGACCGCCTGGACGATGGCCGAGGCCGCGGTGAAGGTCCCCGACGTGAACAGGTCCGGGACGATGTCGTACGCGCTCGTGTAGCTGTCGACGAAGGCGTTGTTGATCTCGTTGTCGTACTGGTTCCAGTGGTAGCGGGTCGTGAACGGGCCGAGATTGGCGCCCGACAGCTTCTCCTCGGTCAGCGGGTCGCCCAGCTCCTTCTGAAGCGTCTGCCCGACGATACCCGTCGTGATCTGTGTCGCGAAGCCGCCGAACACCTCGTACGAGTAGTCCCCGTTCAGGAAGGTCGTGAACAGGGCGGGCAGCGTCTGGACGGTGAAGCCGGCGACGATCCCCTCCGCACCCTCGCTCTCGGCGTTGTCGAGCGGGCCCTGCCACTCCTTGTAGCCGCGGGGGAAGAACTTCTCGCCGACGATCTCGACGCCGTTGGCCTCCAGGACCGTCCGATAGTTGTTGACGACGGCCCGGCCGAAGGAGTAGTCCGCCCCGAACAGGTACACCTTCGAGACGTCGGTGTTGTCGGCGACGTACTTGCCACCCGAGCGGGCGTCCATCGCGGTGTTCTCGCTGGCCCGGAACACCGGCGAGCCGCAGGTCTCGCTGTTGGACGTGATGTCGGCCGAGGCCGCGGGGCCGAGCAGCGTCGGGATGTTGGACTGCTTCGAGACGGTCGTCGCGACCCGCCCGGCCGATGCCGAGGAGGTGCAGCCGAACAGCAGGTCCACCCCCTCGTTCTTGACGAGGTCCTCCGCCGCTGACTGGGCGGTGTCGGCCTTCAGTTCCGTGTCGCGGACGATCAGCTCGTAGTCGACATCACCGACCGTGGTCGTCTTCGTCCCGGTCGACGCC from Haloglomus litoreum includes the following:
- a CDS encoding ABC transporter ATP-binding protein, which codes for MSVLRTAGLTKRFGGLTAVDDVDFELAEDELCSLIGPNGAGKTTFFDLLTGALEPTAGTVELAERDSGGDGTAERAEPSGSVGWVDVTDDPMHATAKRGLHRSYQVTNVFPTSTVLENVRVAAQAHGSDSFRGWRNVNSFEPYLEEAHAILDRVGLAAKADLPAETLSHGEKRQLEVGVALAGDPDVLLLDEPNAGVSSESVDEIIALIEDVADDHAVLLVEHNMDIVMNVSDRIVVLNRGEVIADGPPEAVRDDPAVQEAYLGGYEPGDLSDGADSGGESDRAPSGEADPTGAADPDEPDGGETG
- a CDS encoding ABC transporter substrate-binding protein, with the protein product MERQRLTRRKALAGLAAAGIGGLAGCTGDGGDGGGGGSMSDTVTIGVLQPLSGSLKYYGQQAMYGFYQGFNYKGDDDFTPEASTGTKTTTVGDVDYELIVRDTELKADTAQSAAEDLVKNEGVDLLFGCTSSASAGRVATTVSKQSNIPTLLGPAASADITSNSETCGSPVFRASENTAMDARSGGKYVADNTDVSKVYLFGADYSFGRAVVNNYRTVLEANGVEIVGEKFFPRGYKEWQGPLDNAESEGAEGIVAGFTVQTLPALFTTFLNGDYSYEVFGGFATQITTGIVGQTLQKELGDPLTEEKLSGANLGPFTTRYHWNQYDNEINNAFVDSYTSAYDIVPDLFTSGTFTAASAIVQAVEAGGSTAGADIQAELTGMTVADTPKGQDAYTFQEYNNQARSAMTIADVVPNDNDNWDAAIKPSAPVETIPMDETTIPKDSPEMGCSL
- a CDS encoding branched-chain amino acid ABC transporter permease: MSATLLAVLSAVPALLGELVTLPLVSYIDTLGQFLRPSTLVGVFVRGLSKSAIYVMIASGLTLVFGLMGVLNFAHGSLTMIGAYLGGLIMVLAVTGASGTVQRFAVFFVAVLVVFGALSALGGVVEVGLIRPLYDRPPIYQILLTFGVTLVLDELVRIVTLFYGIQPISEWQAALGTKPEPLTATIELGSTTVSGLALFEILFGVLTVAAVWAFLTRTRYGLVVRAGSEDSEMTEALGIDVRRVFTTVFALGTGIAGIAGALLMWDPVWGASVPLAAETLLPAFVVVIVGGLGTFRGTVVAALIVGMVDAVTTWWFVNAVEFTGLPEMFIFLILVVTLIVRPQGLFGVAEVGGH
- a CDS encoding ABC transporter ATP-binding protein, which gives rise to MSLLDVADIHTYYGESHILEGVSLEVEDGEVVALIGRNGVGKTTTLRSVLQLTAPRSGSITYRGEELIGKRTHEVADLGVGWIPEERRVFSQLSVAENIRVAVPKGGDVDAALELAFDTFPALDERSEANAGALSGGQQQMLAIARGLVGDNDLLLIDEPSEGLAPQIVADVAEAVQNAAREATILLVEQNLPLAMDLADRFYLLDNGQVVEDGEAVSGVTDDERIRRYLSA